In the Gorilla gorilla gorilla isolate KB3781 chromosome 1, NHGRI_mGorGor1-v2.1_pri, whole genome shotgun sequence genome, GGTCCCCGAGTACCATTTTAAGTGTTACCATGTTACTGCTGCTGAGTAATAGTGCAAGTGCTAAAATGCAAAATTCAGATGGTACAGGGTTTGGAAATCATGCAGatttagatgcagaaaaaaaaaattaaaacaactcaaGATCCCTTTACAGAGGAAACTGAATAATGAAACAACGTGGCGATTACAAGTCTAAAGGATGACTTCAttgataaatgtttaaaacatGTAACTTGCAAAATGACAAACCTATTTATCATAATCTAATTAGGTAAGGGCATTAGGTAACTACCAACACAACAAATATCACATTCTTCCAACTAGAAAATGAGCTCAACTCTCACAGAATTAGTTACAAAAAAGTACAACAGAGAATCAACGTTATTGCTTTTACATACTTAACAATGCCATTGTGAGAGTGTGAGTTTTGTAAGCGATTTTATTCAACTGTATTCAATGTTACCACATTCCCCCACCTCCTGGAGGACAAAGCCCATTCCACTTAACACTTCCAGACAGACAACCCACCCTAATTCTTAAAGCTATCAGGCCTCTTAATGGATTTCAGGCACAAGATAATTTGTGGTTTCTTCTACTTTATCCCTACTGCAATTAATTCCACTTTTCAAATCCCAAACTAGGAAGGTGCTGATATTCCCTTTTCAATTGATATGCTTTGCTACAAAGCATTAGAAAATAATCAACATTTTGCCCACTCCCCCAAAGAAGAATCTTTTTAGAAGGCATGACTTCCCAATGGAGATTTATACAGGCCATGTAAATAGAACATCACCCAAATGCACAGAGGCACTAAGAAAAAGCCGGAGGGTACTGCTTACCATTTTAGGTGCGGTCACCCAGACTTATTCAAAActagatttcaaaagaaaaaaaaaaaatttcactttgGCCAATGCAAGAACAAATACCAATTAAGTCTGGGTATCAGGTGTCAATGCATGACAGGTGATGAATCCATTTGACTTGAGACAACTTTTCAAATAAGTTTATTTGAAGCAAAATAAACTACTGCCAAGAAACTTTATGAAAGTTCCATCTCAAAAGGGTCAAAAAAGGGGAATTAACTGCTATGAATTCTTTGCATTCAGGGCTGCAAAACAAAGACACATATTATTTAAATCAGTTTTATTTAAGAATTTCCAACAATGACAACTCTTATAAAAAGCATCCAAGCACAGGACACAGAACTGCAGCAAACAGCATTCTTATGGGTAGCTAACAGACATTAGAACTTCCACCCTTCTTTGAGACACCTGAGCTCACTGGTGAACTCTGCTTCAAGTCCTCCTGCAAAGCACACCACAAGCTCAGTCCATGTTCTCAGCCCATCAGCTTCAGTTCACATTGCCACACTTACATATCAGTAACAGAAGAGAACACACACCATACAGCATTCACAGCAGTTGACAAAGGGGTAGGGGGAGTACAAGTATCATTTCACTTAACACATTCAACTAATGTGGGTTATCTAAGAACAAAAACTCACTTAAAAGTCTTCCAACAGATGTGGATGTCCTTTGAATGCAAAAAACATTCGTACATTATTTGCTATCATTGCTCTCTGCACACTCTCTCACCAAAGCCACAGGATTGAGAGACACATCTCGCCAAGTTAAAAAATATCCATTATGCACCACCAAGTCTCTGCACGCGCTCTCTCCTTTTCTCGCTCATACTAGCCTTTCATGCCTCGGCACCACCATCAATCCCACACAAGGTTTCAAAAGTTCAGACAGCCTTCTGGTTCCATATCACAGCCTTGCGTTCATAGCGTTGATACGACTCCATGAAATAAAGAGTAGCGGATAAAAATGGGACACCCACCGTCAAAGACGCGGCCTGTGATGCGTGATGACGAATTCTTGAATGAGAAAGCATGTAGACAGTATTCCTATGGCAGAATATTTACAGCACTACTTTCAATGAAGTGCTTCTTCCATAAACATTTGAAATGAGATGAACTGCAGAGATTAAATGAAGGCTTCATATTGTACTTTTGTATATGAGGGGAGACaagtgttaaaaaaacaaaacaaaagaaccaaACACTGTGACACCATGATCTCCTAAAAGGAgattttcttaaggaaaaaaatccatatgGTGGGGTTCAAATTAAAACAAGGGGTAAAGAATGTAGTTCTAATCAATGGTTTCCGTTTTGAACATGCAAAGAATTCACTTGACAAGTCCAGGGATAAAATATTACAGGAGAAACCTTTTGATATCAATTGTAGTGTGTTGGTTTACCAATCAGGCAAACAGCAGTTCACTTTCAACCACTCAATATTTCAACCTTTCATGTAACAAAACTTATAAAATTCCTTTAGCTCTtcctttttctaaagaaaaatgtcaaaaatactGCTGAATATACTCCACACTGAACAAACCAATTTTGAAAATTCTTAGTACATATGTATTTTACAATATACTTACCATGAGTTTAGAAAAATTTGAATTCCCACCATTCTATACCAACCAACCACAACCCCACTGTCTACATTCCCCAGCCAGAAGACTTAGAATCCATGCTTGAGCCAAAGCCTCCATTAAAACCACTGCCCGACCCTGCATTCGATGCTGATCCCCAACCAATTGCTGCACCAGAATTAGAACCACTATAAGAGTTATTTCCAGAACCGAAGGCCTGGTTTGGCTCCCTCTGCATGTTGCCTTGGTTTTGGTTATTACCCGATGGGCCTGACTGGTTCTGCTGGCTGGCTAACATGCCCATCATACCCCAACTGCTCTGTAGTGCTGCCTGGGCGGCAGCCATCATGGCTGGATTAATGCTGAACGCACCAAAGTTCATCCCACCACCCATATTACTACCTTGATTGTTTCCCAAACCAGCTCCACCCCCTCTGCTATTACCAAATCCACCCTGATTCCCAAAGCCACCTGGATTACCACCAAATCTTCCACTTCTTTCTAACTGTCTATTGCTATTGTGCTTAGGTTCGGCATTGGATATATGAACGCTGATTCCTTTAATGATCAAGTCCTCTCCACAAAGAGACTGCGCAATCTATAAGAAATAAGGGATGTAAACAAAGAAGATTAAACCACTGATTCACATATTTAAAGTAGCAACAAAACTTAGATTACAAGCATTAATTTATCTAAAGCCAgaggaaaaataagcaatgaacgCTCATTTCATTTAAACTCTCAATACAGCTTTTAGTTTTATTAACAGCAGCAGTGATATTTCAGTCGATTTTCAAAAgacataggctgggcatggtggctcatgcctgtaaccctagcgctttgggaggccaaggtgggaggactgtgaggccaagagttcaagactagcctggcagcctggacaacacagggagaccccacctctatcaaaaaataccacaaaaaagccacattagctgggcgtagtggcatgcatctgtcctagctacttgggaggctgaagctggaggatcctCCCCctggaggctgagcccaggagttctagggtgtagtgagctatgattacaccactgtgttccaccagcctgggcaacagagtgagaccctgtctcaaaataataattaaaaaagaagggCCGGgagcaggagcagtggctcacgcctgtaatcccagcactttgggaggctgaagggggtggatcacctgaggtcaggagttcaagaccagccagatcaaaacagtgaaaccccgtatctactaaagatacaaaaaactggccaggcgtggtggctcatgcctgtaatcccagcactttgggaggctgagatgggcagatcacctgaggtcaggagttcgagaccagcctggccaacatggtgaaaccctgtctctactaaaagcacaaaaaagttagccaggcgtggtggcaggcacctgtaatcccagctacttgggaggctgagccaagacaatcgcttgaacccatgaggtagaggttgcagcaagccaagatcgcgccatcacactccagcccgggcaacaagagcaaaactttgtctcaaaaaaaaaaaaaaaagtatataacgTTCCCAAATGCCACATACTGAAAATTATCTAAAGGCATATTTACTTTtagatttcttaaaaatgttatatttgtGATATCAGATACAGGTATCACAAACATCTAGGCCCATACACCCTACGTCTTACAAGGTCAGAAAACTTAGCTAAGAATAGCAATTAGCTGGATGGGCAATGTTCAAGAGAAATTACCTAATTACctgggacattttttttttttttgagacagagtctcactctgtcactgggctggagtgcagtggtgtcatctcagttcactgccacctctgccccctgggttcaagcgattcccctgcctcaggctccagagtagctgggaccacaggcgtgcaccaccacaccgagctaatttttttttttttttgtattttaatagagacggggtttcaccacgttggccaggatggtcttgatttcctgacctcgtgatccacccgcctcggcctcccaaagtgctgggattgtaagcatgagccaccacgcccggccggaacATATTGTTAAGGAGAAAAATACCTGATCATCTGCAAATGTAACAAAGGCAAAGGCCCTGAATGGCTTGGGGATGAAGACATCCATCACATCCCCGTACTGAGAGAAGAACTCCCGCAGCTCATCCTCAGTCATGTCCTCTGTACAGCGCCCCACAAACACTTTTCTGCTTCTCAAAGGCTCATCTTGGCTTTGCTGATCaaatcaaaaggaagaaaaaaaactcagaaatatgttaTGAACAATGAAAAAAGCATTAAGGTAAGGGATATAACAAAATCATTCTGCCTTGGATAGCAGTGAATCATTAAAGAGTAGACATACCCTTAATTTTTTCCatcagcatttctttttcttgtaaggCTTCAGTGAAGAGTAACGTTTTAAGTTACAAAACTACACAGTCATGCATCACATAATGATGGACATAAATACATCATAAGCCATTACACAATTTCATCAtcgtggccaggtgtggtggctgacacctgtaatcccagcactttgagaggccgaggcgggtggatcacttaaggtcaggagttcaaaccagcctggtcaacatggtgaaaccccacctctactaatacaaaaattagccgggtgtggtggcaggcacctgtaatcccagcatcttgggaggctgaggtaggagaatcacttgaacccgggaagaggaggttgcagtgagccaagactgcaccattgcactccagcctgagcaacaagagtgaaactccatctcaaaaaaaaaaaaaaaaaaggccaggcgcggtggctcacacctgtaatcccagcactttgggaggccgagatgggcggatcatgaggtcaggagatcaagaccatcctggctaacacggtgaaaccccatctctactaaaaatacaaaaaattagccaggcgtgttggcgggcacctgtagtcccagctactcggtaggctgaggcagaagaatgatgtgaacccgggaggcggagcttgcagtgagctgagattgcaccactgcactccagcccggacgacagtgagactctctctcaaaaaaaaaaaaaaaaaagtcgttgtgcaaacatcatataAACCCAGATAGCATAGCCTACCCCACATCTaggctagatggtatagcctgttgctcccAGGCCACAAACTCCCAAGTTACTGTACTCAACACTGTAGGCGACTGTAACatgatggtaagtatttgtgtatctaaacacagaaagggTACAGTAAAAACAGTGTTATAATCCTATGGGACCACTGCTGTACACGTGGTCTGCTGCTGACTGATCAACTTTGCCATGTGATACATGACTGTGTTTGGAtttgagaaaatcaataaataagcAATCTCTTGGCAAAGATGATGATGTTCCAAATAAGCCAATGTTATTTGTTTGCTTGGAAAAAGTTAGGTCTTTATAACAATTAATGTGTGTATTCTGATTCTCTTTATGTTTTAACATATAACTATGTAAGAAACTATTAACTTGACATATaaccttttctcttttccatccatagcaaaaaggaagaacaaaaaaatgaacaaaggtttAGTTTGGAGAAGTAATAAACTAAATATTTCAAACAAGCATAAAATATTCAGCATGCATTAAGGGCCAAAGACTTCAACAAGACAAAAGGATTTCACGAACACACCCTGCCGCTATCTTTTCTAAGTGTGTTTAACATTTTATCTTACAATCCTCTAAGGAAGTTTGTTGGCAAAAATTCCCAAAGCACAGATGCAAGTACCTTAGAATTAGGAAGTTTACAGTCACACCATCGTCCATCTATCATATGTCGCTGTGACATTACTTTCACTTGTGTTTCATATTCCGTAAAACGAACAAAGCCAAACCCCTTTGAATGACCAGTCTTAAGATCTTTCTTGACCTAGAAAGGATGATATTAAGTTTACTCTAAAAGTGCACATACTCACACACTCCATTCCCAAATCATAGTTCCTTAGAAAACAATTTGAATGGTTTCAACTggatgtagtggcttaaaacttAAACCAAGTTAGTCTTAACAGTAAAAACAAGGAGGTTAATATTGAATCCATACTGTGTtaacaacagagcaaaactcactTATACAACAGaaatgtttttgagtttttaaaaaaagagagatggggccaggcgcggtggctcacacctgtattcccagtgctttgggatgctgaggttagatcgcttgagcacaggagttcaggaccagcctgggcaacacagcaaaaccctgtctctacaaaaaatacaaaaattagccaggtgtagtggcatgcacctgtagtcccagctacttgggaggctgaggcacaagaatagcttgaacccaggaggtggaggttgcagcgagcctagattgcaccactgcactctagagcCTGactgacagagccagaccctgtctccaaaaagaaaagaaaaaaagagaggccaggcacagtggctcacgcctgtaatcccagcactttgggaggcggaggcaggcagatcatgaggtcaggagatcgagaccatcctggctaacacggtgaaaccccatctctactaaaaatacaaaaaattagccaggcgtggtggcaggcacctgtagtcccagctacttgggaggctgaggcaggagaatggcatgaacccgggaagcggagcttgcagtgagccgagatcacgccactgcactccagcctgggtgacagaacaagactccgtgaGAAACTGAGTCTGGATATGTTCGCCAaggtggccttgaactcctggcctcaagcaaccctcccacctcagcctcccaaaatgctgggattacaggcatgagccaccacaacagGATTTTAACAGAATGTCTTAGAATGAATTCAAAGATAAACTAAATTTAATGtttacaaattttaaatgaaatggaaaaatctccCATTagtgtaatatataaagaaaagctaTTGTCACCTACTTCCCTTAAGCCTTCATGCAACAATAGGATTTTACAATATCAAAGGCAATAATATAGGGtacaacatatatgtataaatataacaaatattggAAGTATCATCTGTGTAACAGAAAGGACAGTGCCATTAAAATAagaatgtggccaggcacggtggctcagacctgtaatcccagcactttgggaggccaaggcaggtggatcacttgaggtcaggagttcaagaacagcctggccaacgggtgaaaccctgtctctactaaaaatacaaaattagccaggcatgatggcgggcacctgtaatcccagatacaggaggctgagacaggagaaatcacttaaacccgggaggtggaggttgcagtgagccaagatcgcgccactgcactccagcctgggcagcaaagcgagacttggtctccaaaaaaaaaaggtaacaagattgtggctgggcacggtggctcagcacATTGGggtcgaggcaggaggacagtatgagcccaggagttcgacaccagaaCCTAGGgaacatagtgataccccatctctatttatacCAATAAATAAATGCTAGATACTCATTCACTGATGAAGAAAAACTGTTTGATGCAATCGAAGTTTACCTGCACCATAAGAACTTCTCCAAAGGTACTAAAATACTCTTTCAGGTCCTGTTCAGTTGTTTTCCACGGGAGACCCAACACTATTAAATCGGATGTTTTCTGGACTGCTCTTTTCACTTTCACTGCTGATGAAGCATCTGTctcatccatttttcttttgttatctaCATAAAACGAGCAGAAACCTTTTAGAAATCTTCACTTAGCACTTCTTTAAAAACACTACCTCCTACATCTAGAAATGAGAAGCAAAAAGAAGACTCTAAGAAGAATAAGACACTGAAAAC is a window encoding:
- the TARDBP gene encoding TAR DNA-binding protein 43, with amino-acid sequence MSEYIRVTEDENDEPIEIPSEDDGTVLLSTVTAQFPGACGLRYRNPVSQCMRGVRLVEGILHAPDAGWGNLVYVVNYPKDNKRKMDETDASSAVKVKRAVQKTSDLIVLGLPWKTTEQDLKEYFSTFGEVLMVQVKKDLKTGHSKGFGFVRFTEYETQVKVMSQRHMIDGRWCDCKLPNSKQSQDEPLRSRKVFVGRCTEDMTEDELREFFSQYGDVMDVFIPKPFRAFAFVTFADDQIAQSLCGEDLIIKGISVHISNAEPKHNSNRQLERSGRFGGNPGGFGNQGGFGNSRGGGAGLGNNQGSNMGGGMNFGAFSINPAMMAAAQAALQSSWGMMGMLASQQNQSGPSGNNQNQGNMQREPNQAFGSGNNSYSGSNSGAAIGWGSASNAGSGSGFNGGFGSSMDSKSSGWGM